The following proteins come from a genomic window of Nocardioides albertanoniae:
- a CDS encoding PH domain-containing protein → MSDPDTPQRLREPAHQVSERAPAYWRVEEAIGAVIWLALAVGAVVAAILIPEGFWTWILWIAAVFFVLAPVPGLTFVPTIRFRIHRWEISDIAVHVRHGWLTVVDEIVPLSRVQTVDSTQGPLMRHFGLRTVTVSTASSAGTVEIACLDDALALEVVAKLVAITAATPEDAT, encoded by the coding sequence GTGAGCGACCCCGACACTCCGCAGCGACTTCGCGAACCCGCCCATCAGGTCTCCGAGCGAGCACCGGCCTACTGGCGTGTGGAGGAGGCGATCGGCGCCGTCATCTGGCTGGCGCTCGCCGTCGGCGCGGTGGTCGCGGCGATCCTGATCCCCGAAGGTTTCTGGACCTGGATCCTCTGGATCGCGGCCGTCTTCTTCGTCCTGGCCCCCGTGCCGGGCCTGACCTTCGTGCCCACGATCCGCTTCCGGATCCACCGGTGGGAGATCAGCGACATCGCCGTCCACGTACGCCACGGGTGGCTGACCGTCGTCGACGAGATCGTGCCGCTCTCCCGGGTGCAGACGGTCGACTCGACCCAGGGGCCGCTGATGCGGCACTTCGGGCTGCGTACGGTCACGGTGTCGACGGCCTCCTCGGCAGGCACCGTGGAGATCGCGTGCCTCGACGACGCGCTCGCGCTCGAGGTGGTCGCGAAGCTGGTGGCGATCACCGCCGCGACTCCCGAGGATGCGACGTGA